In a single window of the Zea mays cultivar B73 chromosome 5, Zm-B73-REFERENCE-NAM-5.0, whole genome shotgun sequence genome:
- the LOC103627435 gene encoding protein CNGC15b isoform X2 has protein sequence MASGASRNVRFQNEIEVQSFRTSPLQSLSRKHGKAHDPRKCRLGFRGGCLEKACRNRKPMLKDRVLSRAFSEELESLMHAAGGSHLFFDPRGQLIHLWNKIFLSACLLSLFVDPLFLYLTGTQRNTCVEFKDSLALTLSMVRSLLDLFYAAHILFRFRTAFIAPSSRVFGRGELVIQPYEIARRYLGRTFWFDLVTALPLPQFVIWIVIPRLNEYSRTANTKNILRFSIIFQYLPRLFQIFPLSGRIVMATGVMTETAWAGAAYNLILYMLASHVLGALWYLFSVQRQEACWREACLLVSPTSQTMFFDCKALSSNRTIWYELSNITTSRCTPGNGFYPFGIYEEALYAKLTSSSFTQKYFYCFWWGLKNLSSLGQNLSTSLFIGEITFAIVVGVLGLVLFGLLIGNMQSYLQATMVRLEEWRTKRTDMERWMHHRQIPQPLKQCVRRYHQYQWVATRGVDEEALLQDLPMDIRRDIKRHLCLDLVRRVPLFDEMDERMLDAICERLRPALYTRGTRLMRELDPVDSMLFIIRGYLDSYTTQGGRSGFFNSCRIGAGEFCGEELLTWALDPRPAAKLPLSTRTVRAVSEVEAFALVADDLRFVASQFRRLHSARIRHRFRFYSHQWRTWAACFIQAAWRRYKRRRASMELRVREVRAGGSLLRSRRHSIEGKASIRKPMEPDFTVEEED, from the exons ATGGCATCCGGTGCTTCACGAAATGTCAG GTTCCAGAACGAGATCGAGGTCCAGAGCTTCAGAACAAGCCCTCTGCAGAGCCTCAGCAGAAAGCACGGCAAGGCTCACGATCCCAGGAAATGCCGGCTGGGTTTCCGCGGCGGCTGCCTGGAGAAGGCGTGCCGGAACCGGAAGCCGATGCTGAAGGACAGGGTGCTCTCGCGCGCCTTCTCGGAGGAGCTGGAGTCCCTGATGCACGCCGCCGGCGGCAGCCACCTCTTCTTCGACCCGCGCGGGCAGCTGATCCACCTGTGGAACAAGATCTTCCTGTCCGCCTGCCTGCTGTCGCTGTTCGTGGACCCGCTGTTCCTGTACCTGACGGGCACGCAGCGGAACACGTGCGTCGAGTTCAAGGACTCGCTGGCGCTCACGCTGTCCATGGTCCGCTCGCTGCTGGACCTCTTCTACGCCGCGCACATCCTGTTCCGCTTCCGCACCGCCTTCATCGCGCCGTCGTCGCGCGTGTTCGGGCGGGGCGAGCTCGTCATCCAGCCCTACGAGATCGCCAGGAGGTACCTTGGCCGGACGTTCTGGTTCGATCTCGTCACGGCGCTGCCCTTGCCGCAG TTCGTGATCTGGATCGTTATACCAAGGCTGAATGAGTACTCCCGGACGGCGAACACGAAGAACATCCTCCGGTTCAGCATCATCTTCCAGTACCTCCCGCGGTTGTTCCAGATATTCCCGCTCTCGGGGCGGATCGTCATGGCGACGGGGGTCATGACGGAGACGGCGTGGGCCGGCGCCGCGTACAACCTGATCCTCTACATGCTCGCAAGCCAC GTGCTGGGAGCGCTGTGGTATCTCTTCTCCGTGCAGAGGCAGGAGGCATGCTGGAGGGAGGCGTGTCTGCTCGTGAGCCCGACGTCccagaccatgttcttcgactgcAAGGCGTTGAGCAGCAACAGGACGATCTGGTATGAGCTGAGCAACATCACAACAAGCCGGTGCACGCCTGGCAACGGCTTCTACCCGTTCGGTATCTACGAGGAGGCGCTGTACGCCAAGCTCACGTCGTCGTCTTTCACCCAGAAGTACTTCTACTGCTTCTGGTGGGGACTCAAGAACCTCAG CTCCTTAGGACAGAATCTGTCGACGAGCTTGTTCATCGGTGAAATAACCTTCGCGATCGTCGTCGGCGTTCTTGGGTTAGTGCTGTTTGGCCTGCTCATCGGCAACATGCAA TCTTACCTCCAAGCAACGATGGTGCGGCTGGAGGAGTGGCGGACGAAGCGGACGGACATGGAGCGGTGGATgcaccaccggcagatcccccagCCGCTGAAGCAGTGCGTCCGGAGGTACCACCAGTACCAGTGGGTGGCCACGCGCGGCGTCGACGAGGAGGCCTTGCTGCAGGACCTCCCCATGGACATCCGCCGCGACATCAAGCGCCACCTCTGCCTCGACCTCGTCCGGAGGGTGCCCCTGTTCGACGAGATGGACGAGCGGATGCTGGACGCCATCTGCGAGCGGCTGAGGCCGGCGCTGTACACGCGCGGCACGCGGCTGATGCGGGAGCTGGACCCCGTCGACTCCATGCTCTTCATCATCCGGGGCTACCTCGACTCGTACACGACGCAGGGCGGCCGCTCCGGCTTCTTCAACTCGTGCCGCATCGGCGCCGGCGAGTTCTGCGGGGAGGAGCTCCTGACGTGGGCGCTCGACCCGCGCCCCGCGGCGAAGCTGCCGCTGTCCACCCGGACCGTGCGCGCcgtgtccgaggtcgaggcgttcGCGCTCGTGGCCGACGACCTCCGCTTCGTGGCGTCGCAGTTCCGCCGCCTGCACAGCGCGCGCATCCGCCACAGGTTCCGCTTCTACTCACACCAGTGGCGCACGTGGGCCGCGTGCTTCATCCAGGCCGCCTGGCGGCGATACAAGCGGCGCCGCGCGTCCATGGAGCTCAGGGTGCGCGAGGTGCGGGCCGGAGGGAGCTTGCTGCGGTCCCGCCGCCACAGCATCGAGGGCAAGGCGTCGATTAGGAAACCCATGGAACCGGACTTCACGGTGGAAGAAGAGGACTGA
- the LOC103627435 gene encoding protein CNGC15b isoform X3, with the protein MSAASPRNFRFQNEIEVQSFRTSPLQSLSRKHGKAHDPRKCRLGFRGGCLEKACRNRKPMLKDRVLSRAFSEELESLMHAAGGSHLFFDPRGQLIHLWNKIFLSACLLSLFVDPLFLYLTGTQRNTCVEFKDSLALTLSMVRSLLDLFYAAHILFRFRTAFIAPSSRVFGRGELVIQPYEIARRYLGRTFWFDLVTALPLPQFVIWIVIPRLNEYSRTANTKNILRFSIIFQYLPRLFQIFPLSGRIVMATGVMTETAWAGAAYNLILYMLASHVLGALWYLFSVQRQEACWREACLLVSPTSQTMFFDCKALSSNRTIWYELSNITTSRCTPGNGFYPFGIYEEALYAKLTSSSFTQKYFYCFWWGLKNLSSLGQNLSTSLFIGEITFAIVVGVLGLVLFGLLIGNMQSYLQATMVRLEEWRTKRTDMERWMHHRQIPQPLKQCVRRYHQYQWVATRGVDEEALLQDLPMDIRRDIKRHLCLDLVRRVPLFDEMDERMLDAICERLRPALYTRGTRLMRELDPVDSMLFIIRGYLDSYTTQGGRSGFFNSCRIGAGEFCGEELLTWALDPRPAAKLPLSTRTVRAVSEVEAFALVADDLRFVASQFRRLHSARIRHRFRFYSHQWRTWAACFIQAAWRRYKRRRASMELRVREVRAGGSLLRSRRHSIEGKASIRKPMEPDFTVEEED; encoded by the exons ATGTCAG CGGCTTCTCCGCGAAATTTCAGGTTCCAGAACGAGATCGAGGTCCAGAGCTTCAGAACAAGCCCTCTGCAGAGCCTCAGCAGAAAGCACGGCAAGGCTCACGATCCCAGGAAATGCCGGCTGGGTTTCCGCGGCGGCTGCCTGGAGAAGGCGTGCCGGAACCGGAAGCCGATGCTGAAGGACAGGGTGCTCTCGCGCGCCTTCTCGGAGGAGCTGGAGTCCCTGATGCACGCCGCCGGCGGCAGCCACCTCTTCTTCGACCCGCGCGGGCAGCTGATCCACCTGTGGAACAAGATCTTCCTGTCCGCCTGCCTGCTGTCGCTGTTCGTGGACCCGCTGTTCCTGTACCTGACGGGCACGCAGCGGAACACGTGCGTCGAGTTCAAGGACTCGCTGGCGCTCACGCTGTCCATGGTCCGCTCGCTGCTGGACCTCTTCTACGCCGCGCACATCCTGTTCCGCTTCCGCACCGCCTTCATCGCGCCGTCGTCGCGCGTGTTCGGGCGGGGCGAGCTCGTCATCCAGCCCTACGAGATCGCCAGGAGGTACCTTGGCCGGACGTTCTGGTTCGATCTCGTCACGGCGCTGCCCTTGCCGCAG TTCGTGATCTGGATCGTTATACCAAGGCTGAATGAGTACTCCCGGACGGCGAACACGAAGAACATCCTCCGGTTCAGCATCATCTTCCAGTACCTCCCGCGGTTGTTCCAGATATTCCCGCTCTCGGGGCGGATCGTCATGGCGACGGGGGTCATGACGGAGACGGCGTGGGCCGGCGCCGCGTACAACCTGATCCTCTACATGCTCGCAAGCCAC GTGCTGGGAGCGCTGTGGTATCTCTTCTCCGTGCAGAGGCAGGAGGCATGCTGGAGGGAGGCGTGTCTGCTCGTGAGCCCGACGTCccagaccatgttcttcgactgcAAGGCGTTGAGCAGCAACAGGACGATCTGGTATGAGCTGAGCAACATCACAACAAGCCGGTGCACGCCTGGCAACGGCTTCTACCCGTTCGGTATCTACGAGGAGGCGCTGTACGCCAAGCTCACGTCGTCGTCTTTCACCCAGAAGTACTTCTACTGCTTCTGGTGGGGACTCAAGAACCTCAG CTCCTTAGGACAGAATCTGTCGACGAGCTTGTTCATCGGTGAAATAACCTTCGCGATCGTCGTCGGCGTTCTTGGGTTAGTGCTGTTTGGCCTGCTCATCGGCAACATGCAA TCTTACCTCCAAGCAACGATGGTGCGGCTGGAGGAGTGGCGGACGAAGCGGACGGACATGGAGCGGTGGATgcaccaccggcagatcccccagCCGCTGAAGCAGTGCGTCCGGAGGTACCACCAGTACCAGTGGGTGGCCACGCGCGGCGTCGACGAGGAGGCCTTGCTGCAGGACCTCCCCATGGACATCCGCCGCGACATCAAGCGCCACCTCTGCCTCGACCTCGTCCGGAGGGTGCCCCTGTTCGACGAGATGGACGAGCGGATGCTGGACGCCATCTGCGAGCGGCTGAGGCCGGCGCTGTACACGCGCGGCACGCGGCTGATGCGGGAGCTGGACCCCGTCGACTCCATGCTCTTCATCATCCGGGGCTACCTCGACTCGTACACGACGCAGGGCGGCCGCTCCGGCTTCTTCAACTCGTGCCGCATCGGCGCCGGCGAGTTCTGCGGGGAGGAGCTCCTGACGTGGGCGCTCGACCCGCGCCCCGCGGCGAAGCTGCCGCTGTCCACCCGGACCGTGCGCGCcgtgtccgaggtcgaggcgttcGCGCTCGTGGCCGACGACCTCCGCTTCGTGGCGTCGCAGTTCCGCCGCCTGCACAGCGCGCGCATCCGCCACAGGTTCCGCTTCTACTCACACCAGTGGCGCACGTGGGCCGCGTGCTTCATCCAGGCCGCCTGGCGGCGATACAAGCGGCGCCGCGCGTCCATGGAGCTCAGGGTGCGCGAGGTGCGGGCCGGAGGGAGCTTGCTGCGGTCCCGCCGCCACAGCATCGAGGGCAAGGCGTCGATTAGGAAACCCATGGAACCGGACTTCACGGTGGAAGAAGAGGACTGA
- the LOC103627435 gene encoding protein CNGC15b isoform X1 codes for MFITKAASPRNFRFQNEIEVQSFRTSPLQSLSRKHGKAHDPRKCRLGFRGGCLEKACRNRKPMLKDRVLSRAFSEELESLMHAAGGSHLFFDPRGQLIHLWNKIFLSACLLSLFVDPLFLYLTGTQRNTCVEFKDSLALTLSMVRSLLDLFYAAHILFRFRTAFIAPSSRVFGRGELVIQPYEIARRYLGRTFWFDLVTALPLPQFVIWIVIPRLNEYSRTANTKNILRFSIIFQYLPRLFQIFPLSGRIVMATGVMTETAWAGAAYNLILYMLASHVLGALWYLFSVQRQEACWREACLLVSPTSQTMFFDCKALSSNRTIWYELSNITTSRCTPGNGFYPFGIYEEALYAKLTSSSFTQKYFYCFWWGLKNLSSLGQNLSTSLFIGEITFAIVVGVLGLVLFGLLIGNMQSYLQATMVRLEEWRTKRTDMERWMHHRQIPQPLKQCVRRYHQYQWVATRGVDEEALLQDLPMDIRRDIKRHLCLDLVRRVPLFDEMDERMLDAICERLRPALYTRGTRLMRELDPVDSMLFIIRGYLDSYTTQGGRSGFFNSCRIGAGEFCGEELLTWALDPRPAAKLPLSTRTVRAVSEVEAFALVADDLRFVASQFRRLHSARIRHRFRFYSHQWRTWAACFIQAAWRRYKRRRASMELRVREVRAGGSLLRSRRHSIEGKASIRKPMEPDFTVEEED; via the exons ATGTTTATAACGAAAGCGGCTTCTCCGCGAAATTTCAGGTTCCAGAACGAGATCGAGGTCCAGAGCTTCAGAACAAGCCCTCTGCAGAGCCTCAGCAGAAAGCACGGCAAGGCTCACGATCCCAGGAAATGCCGGCTGGGTTTCCGCGGCGGCTGCCTGGAGAAGGCGTGCCGGAACCGGAAGCCGATGCTGAAGGACAGGGTGCTCTCGCGCGCCTTCTCGGAGGAGCTGGAGTCCCTGATGCACGCCGCCGGCGGCAGCCACCTCTTCTTCGACCCGCGCGGGCAGCTGATCCACCTGTGGAACAAGATCTTCCTGTCCGCCTGCCTGCTGTCGCTGTTCGTGGACCCGCTGTTCCTGTACCTGACGGGCACGCAGCGGAACACGTGCGTCGAGTTCAAGGACTCGCTGGCGCTCACGCTGTCCATGGTCCGCTCGCTGCTGGACCTCTTCTACGCCGCGCACATCCTGTTCCGCTTCCGCACCGCCTTCATCGCGCCGTCGTCGCGCGTGTTCGGGCGGGGCGAGCTCGTCATCCAGCCCTACGAGATCGCCAGGAGGTACCTTGGCCGGACGTTCTGGTTCGATCTCGTCACGGCGCTGCCCTTGCCGCAG TTCGTGATCTGGATCGTTATACCAAGGCTGAATGAGTACTCCCGGACGGCGAACACGAAGAACATCCTCCGGTTCAGCATCATCTTCCAGTACCTCCCGCGGTTGTTCCAGATATTCCCGCTCTCGGGGCGGATCGTCATGGCGACGGGGGTCATGACGGAGACGGCGTGGGCCGGCGCCGCGTACAACCTGATCCTCTACATGCTCGCAAGCCAC GTGCTGGGAGCGCTGTGGTATCTCTTCTCCGTGCAGAGGCAGGAGGCATGCTGGAGGGAGGCGTGTCTGCTCGTGAGCCCGACGTCccagaccatgttcttcgactgcAAGGCGTTGAGCAGCAACAGGACGATCTGGTATGAGCTGAGCAACATCACAACAAGCCGGTGCACGCCTGGCAACGGCTTCTACCCGTTCGGTATCTACGAGGAGGCGCTGTACGCCAAGCTCACGTCGTCGTCTTTCACCCAGAAGTACTTCTACTGCTTCTGGTGGGGACTCAAGAACCTCAG CTCCTTAGGACAGAATCTGTCGACGAGCTTGTTCATCGGTGAAATAACCTTCGCGATCGTCGTCGGCGTTCTTGGGTTAGTGCTGTTTGGCCTGCTCATCGGCAACATGCAA TCTTACCTCCAAGCAACGATGGTGCGGCTGGAGGAGTGGCGGACGAAGCGGACGGACATGGAGCGGTGGATgcaccaccggcagatcccccagCCGCTGAAGCAGTGCGTCCGGAGGTACCACCAGTACCAGTGGGTGGCCACGCGCGGCGTCGACGAGGAGGCCTTGCTGCAGGACCTCCCCATGGACATCCGCCGCGACATCAAGCGCCACCTCTGCCTCGACCTCGTCCGGAGGGTGCCCCTGTTCGACGAGATGGACGAGCGGATGCTGGACGCCATCTGCGAGCGGCTGAGGCCGGCGCTGTACACGCGCGGCACGCGGCTGATGCGGGAGCTGGACCCCGTCGACTCCATGCTCTTCATCATCCGGGGCTACCTCGACTCGTACACGACGCAGGGCGGCCGCTCCGGCTTCTTCAACTCGTGCCGCATCGGCGCCGGCGAGTTCTGCGGGGAGGAGCTCCTGACGTGGGCGCTCGACCCGCGCCCCGCGGCGAAGCTGCCGCTGTCCACCCGGACCGTGCGCGCcgtgtccgaggtcgaggcgttcGCGCTCGTGGCCGACGACCTCCGCTTCGTGGCGTCGCAGTTCCGCCGCCTGCACAGCGCGCGCATCCGCCACAGGTTCCGCTTCTACTCACACCAGTGGCGCACGTGGGCCGCGTGCTTCATCCAGGCCGCCTGGCGGCGATACAAGCGGCGCCGCGCGTCCATGGAGCTCAGGGTGCGCGAGGTGCGGGCCGGAGGGAGCTTGCTGCGGTCCCGCCGCCACAGCATCGAGGGCAAGGCGTCGATTAGGAAACCCATGGAACCGGACTTCACGGTGGAAGAAGAGGACTGA